ATTGGACCCCTGCTTTCATGGGAGTAGGAAGGGGGCCTTCATAGAGGGGGGCAATTTTTTGGGTGTCGTTGAGTGTAAATCGTAAGGGATAGGCCGTTGACTTTGAGAGATACCAATTGAGTGTGGGGGTTTGTCTCACAGTCAGGCCTACGTGGTCAGGCACCAACGCGACAAGTTCTGGCTCATGGCCTTCAGTCCCCCGCAATGTGCCTCCGACTCGCGCGCGAGGAGTCAGTTTCTTGGGCAGTGTGTAAATGGGAGGCTGCTGGTCATCCTGTTGACCGGCCGTCGCTGCTGTCGGCGCATCGGCGGCGTTGAGGAGGTAGACTTCCGCGATAGTCAGGAAAAGGCTCAACCCTATGATTAATACGCACTTCACGGTGATCCTCCTTTCACAGCCAATTATTGAGCAGCAGAAATGGCGACCAGTAGGCCGGATGTTCATAAATCCTGTCGCTCAACAGCTTCAACTGCGCACGTTGGAGTGCCACGGCTTTCGAGCGATCGGGATTGCGCAGTTGTCGATAAAATTCAGAGATTAGTGTGGCCGATGCTTCGTCATTGATGAACCAGAGGGTGGCTAAGGCGCTGCGGGCTCCGGCCTTCAGCGCGACGCCGGCCAGGCCAAGCGCGGCACGATCATCGCCGACACCGGTTTGGCAGGCGCTCAAGGTCAATAGTTCGAGTGGCTCTTGCCGGAACCGAAAGAGGCCGATCAGTTGGTCGAGGGTCTGCATCGTCAGTTTCCCATCGAAGGTCAGGAGAAACGAATCGTTCACCTCAGTCGAGAACCTGCCGTGCGTGGCGATATGCAGGCCACCATACCGTCCTTCACGCAATTCCCGTTCCAGTCTGGAGGCTTGAAAGGCGTTGTTGAGCAGTTGGTCGCTCTTATAGTGCCGTTGGATGGATTCGATCTCGTCTGCGACGTAGGGAAGAGCGGGAAATCCCTGGACCGATTTGGTAAGGCCCGCTGTGAGAAACCGGAGCTTGTCGCGGTTCAGCGGTCGTGGGTCGGTCAACGTCAAGCCGGGTGTCATGGCGAGCGCGAACTTGCTGATCAGAAACGATGCACCGTCGTGGAGCGCAGCCAGTGGGATGGTTCGAAGGGCGCTATCCGGCACGAAGACCAACGTGGTGATGTTCAACCGTGAGAGGTCAGTTTCGAGCGGGCGGATCAGCCAGTCGTACAACTGTTGCGCATGGGGCACATATTCACGCGTCGTACGTTTTTCAATCAGGCGGCGAAATTCCCGGATTTCCTGTGTCAATCGCTCAGCAGTCACAGGCACTGAGATACGCTTCAGACCGGACGGAAGGCTCATGAGCAGTTCCAGCCGTGCACTGAACATAATGGGATAGATCACGGCGGTGTCCGAGGACAAGCGATCAAATGTGGTCAGCCTGGACCGCACGGCGTCGACACAGTCATCTTTGAAATAGTCCCGCAACTCAGCTGTTTTGTAGGCTTCGATCGCATCGCGAGCGGAGAGCAAATACCCTTCGGCTGCTTTAGCGTCTTCCGTCAGTGAGGCTCGTTGGAGCAAGAGGTCGGCCAGCTCAAAGAATAGAGGCTTCACGGTGTCTTGGTCGGCGACATGACGGTCAGAAGAGGCGTGCGCGAGTTCAACGCGAAGCGGTTGAAGTGTCGATGCAGCTTGTCGATAGGAATCGATGGCCTTATCCAATTGCCCGGTTGCGGCCAGCTGGCGTCCTAACTGCCATTGCCAACGATAGAGTGACTCGGGAGCATCCACTGCTTGCGCGACGAACAGGGCCCGCCTAGTGAACTGCAACGCCTCGTCCATGCGAAATTCTGTTTCATAGAGATGTCCAAGATATCCGAGGGCATAGGACAGCGTTCGTTTGTCGCCCTGTTGCTCAGCGAGGGTGGCCGCTTCCTGGAGCACACCCGCGGTTCGCAGCACGAGCGGGTCATGAGCTTGTGGCAGCTGAGGGGTGAGGTGTTGGTAGGCCAGCGCGATGCCGATCAAGCCGAGTGATTGATCACGAGATGGGGGCAAGTCTTTTAAGTGATCAAGCGCGTCGTCGAGGGCTACGCGACTGTTGGCTGGTTGGCCGAGTCGCAGCAGGACTCGCGCGGCGTTCGTGCGGGCTGTTGCGGCGAGCAGGAGAAGTCCAGCGCTCTGTGCGTGAGACACGCTGTCCTGAAATGCGTCCAGTGCGCCCTTGTCCTGCTGTTTCAAGACTGAAAGAATACCAAGATCATTCAGTGTGGTCGCCATGAGGGGCGAGGCCTTCTGCTTGTTTGCGATGTCGGCTGCTTGCTGGAGGTATTCCGAGGCCTCGGGAAGTTGCCGCAGGGCCAAGTAGATCCGTCCCAGATGCCCAAGGATGGGAGCTTCGATGAGCGGATCACCACTCTTCTGTACGAGCGCAAGCGCGAGCTCCAGTGACTGGAGTGCTTGTTTGGATTGTCCCAAACCCATGGAGGCCTGAGCCGAGAGGACCAGGGCCTCGACCTGTGCCGGGGCGTTTCCAGAACCCTTGTAGAGCTCCACGGCTTGTTTCCAATGAGACAACGCTTCACCGAATGCTCCACGTTCGAACGCTTGGGCACCTTCTTTCATGGCTAGGCCGGCAGGAGATGATGTTTCATGAGAGTCTGATCGTGTCACGATGAGAACCGGGATGGTTGCCAACAACAGTATGATGGTTCCTCGTAGAACGAACTGAATCAATGATCGATTGAAGGTCGGCATGGAGTCTCTCGTCATTAGAAGACCTGGACGACTGCCTGGAGATGGATGCCATGGTCTTGGAGGTTGCCGGCAGGATGGGTCACGTGATTGAGCGGCACCCCCCAATAGAGTTCAAACCTCGCTCGATCTCGTGGCAAGACAGCCCAACGCAATCCCAGTCCGACACTTGCTAAGGTCTGGGGATCGGGAGTTTCGCCTTTGGTTTGCCAGGCTCGACCGACGTCCACAAATTGAGCAAATTGCAAGAGCGGTTCACCACTAGCATATCGGATGAGCGGAAATCGCGATTCGACGGAAAAGAGAAAGCCATTGTCTCGGATTAATGTATTTTCGCGATACCCGCGAACACTGAATCGTCCTCCCAGGGGGATCTGCTCCAACGGAAAGAGCCGATCGTTGGCCAATTGTAAATTAAACTGTCCCAAGAGCTGCATGCCCCACCAGTCGTCAAACCGTCGAACAGCCTGGAGCTGTCCCAGCCAGGAAAAGAAGCGACCGTCCGGCAAAGGACCGCTCGGTGAGATGCCGGAATTCGTGGTGGCATTCAACACATCCAGTCCCACGGAAAATCGAGAGCGTGCTGCGATGACCGACGTGGCGGTGCGATGTACGTACTCCTGAACGAAGCGCAGAGCGCTCACGGAACTGACGCCGGTGTCCGATGAGCCGTTGATAAATGGCGACGGTGAGCCAGGGTTGTCAAAAATAGACGTCACTTTATTGTAGAGGCGTTCGCCCGTGATGGCGATGGCCAGTTCATCGGTCAGCGTTCGATAAAGTGGATGCCGGAGCGTGAATCCGATGATTTCGGATGTGGAGTTGATGTCCAGGGCTCGAAATTGACTCTCGACGACGGCGAATTCGTTCCGACGATAAGAGGCGGTGAAAGTCGTGTCGTAGCGGTTGATCGGGAGCGTGTAGGCAACATCGATAACAGGATGCACTCCGCGCGAGCCGCCGTAGGTGATGCTCAGAGGATCTCCATGGCCGGTCACATTTTGATGGGCAACCGTCATCAGCCCTCGCTCGGCTCCGACGGCCGGTGTCTGGTAGTTGCTGAACTCCAGCCACATCTTCCAAGGACTCTGTTCTTTGACTTTGACGTTCAGGATGCTTTGGCCGCGCTGGTCGCCGGGACGCAGTTCAGCATTGATCCGTTCAATGCGGGGATCTTGTTGGAGGAACTGCAACCTCGTTTGGAGTGGGGCCATCTGCAGCGGGGAACCGGCCCCCAACGCAATGCGGTCACTGAGATACCCTCGGCGAAACCAGTTCGTTCCCTCGATGTCGATTCGTGCCAGGCCCCCCTCGACGATCTGAATCTGAATCACCCCATCTTTCACGTCTTGATCAGGGATGACGGCACCGGACGTAATGTAACCCTTATTGACGTATAAGAGCGTGAGTGCGAGCCGTAACTGTTCCAGATCTTCAGTGGCGAGACTACGGCTTTCATAGGGTTTGGTGACGGCGTTGATTTCCTCGCTCGAGAAGACTGTATTCCCTGTGACATGGATCGTCTTTACAAACACGTGGATCTGGCCGAGCTGTTGCTGCGCACCGTCCTCCGGTGATGTCGGTGGCACCGGTGGCAGCACGGGGCTCGGTGGAGGCATGGAGGGTGGTGTGAATTCTTTTTTGAGTGGGGCAGGGGGCTCACCGGATCGCAGTGTGGGATCGAAGACAGGAGGAGTGACCTGAGGAGCTCCCTGCGCAAAAACCGGCGAGGATGTCACTAGGGTTGCCATAAGCATACCGCTGGACAGGAATGCTGGGACGATATACTGACGCCGGGCTCGATGCACCGATCTACCAAGGTCGACTGTCATGAAGGGCAGCCTGTAGAGCCGGTCGCAAACGCCCGCACCAGAAATCCTGGTGGGGTCAGTCGTCGCAGTGAGAGAATTGTGGGATCGTTCTTGTGCGTGGCTATTGATGGTAATCTTTTTGATTCTGTCTTTCGCGCCATTAGACCAGAGGCATGCTCTGTGTCCTTTCCGGTCCAGTGTTCCATCGAAATTGGGCTATTGAGCCATCCGCCTGGTTCGGTAGGGAGTGTGTCTCGTCCGGCAAGAAGAAAGGTACTCTGTTCGCCGCCGGCCAAAGCCACGCACCGGTTTTGTAGCAACACCTGAGGCGGACTCGTTTTGGACACGAGCTGGCCGACCGTTCCACTCAAGTTCGATGTCGGCGATTGAATGGTCACCGTTCCGTTTACCCCACGCCCGGCATCCGCATTAACGACCGTGTTGGCATCAGATACAAATGAATCTGCCCTGATTGCGATGCGACCACCTGTGCCTTGGTCAGCCTGTGCCAGAACAGTACTGTTCTGGAAGAGAACGAGTTTTGGATCAATCGAGATATTCCCTCCACCACCTGGCCCGTCAGAAACTGAAGCACTAAGGGTACTGTCGACAAGCCGGATACGATCGGTGGCCTGGAGATTGATGTTCCCACCGCTGGCTTGCTTGGCTTCGGTTGTGATTGAACTCTTTCCCATGAGATCAAGCTGTTGGCCTGCATTGATTGAGATGGTGCCGGCGTCGGCTGGTCCCGTGCTAC
This Nitrospira sp. DNA region includes the following protein-coding sequences:
- a CDS encoding DUF928 domain-containing protein, whose product is MNIRPTGRHFCCSIIGCERRITVKCVLIIGLSLFLTIAEVYLLNAADAPTAATAGQQDDQQPPIYTLPKKLTPRARVGGTLRGTEGHEPELVALVPDHVGLTVRQTPTLNWYLSKSTAYPLRFTLNDTQKIAPLYEGPLPTPMKAGVQSIDLKTLGLTLEPNVQYRWFVSARRNTDSHSEDIVAGGMIERCEFSECLTITSVNLTCDRESVRTNALIGFWYDAMGCVCSLIEKEPADPSLRRLRAALLRQVGLNGVADWDLRSIQTMSK
- a CDS encoding CHAT domain-containing protein, with protein sequence MTRDSMPTFNRSLIQFVLRGTIILLLATIPVLIVTRSDSHETSSPAGLAMKEGAQAFERGAFGEALSHWKQAVELYKGSGNAPAQVEALVLSAQASMGLGQSKQALQSLELALALVQKSGDPLIEAPILGHLGRIYLALRQLPEASEYLQQAADIANKQKASPLMATTLNDLGILSVLKQQDKGALDAFQDSVSHAQSAGLLLLAATARTNAARVLLRLGQPANSRVALDDALDHLKDLPPSRDQSLGLIGIALAYQHLTPQLPQAHDPLVLRTAGVLQEAATLAEQQGDKRTLSYALGYLGHLYETEFRMDEALQFTRRALFVAQAVDAPESLYRWQWQLGRQLAATGQLDKAIDSYRQAASTLQPLRVELAHASSDRHVADQDTVKPLFFELADLLLQRASLTEDAKAAEGYLLSARDAIEAYKTAELRDYFKDDCVDAVRSRLTTFDRLSSDTAVIYPIMFSARLELLMSLPSGLKRISVPVTAERLTQEIREFRRLIEKRTTREYVPHAQQLYDWLIRPLETDLSRLNITTLVFVPDSALRTIPLAALHDGASFLISKFALAMTPGLTLTDPRPLNRDKLRFLTAGLTKSVQGFPALPYVADEIESIQRHYKSDQLLNNAFQASRLERELREGRYGGLHIATHGRFSTEVNDSFLLTFDGKLTMQTLDQLIGLFRFRQEPLELLTLSACQTGVGDDRAALGLAGVALKAGARSALATLWFINDEASATLISEFYRQLRNPDRSKAVALQRAQLKLLSDRIYEHPAYWSPFLLLNNWL
- a CDS encoding ShlB/FhaC/HecB family hemolysin secretion/activation protein, coding for MTVDLGRSVHRARRQYIVPAFLSSGMLMATLVTSSPVFAQGAPQVTPPVFDPTLRSGEPPAPLKKEFTPPSMPPPSPVLPPVPPTSPEDGAQQQLGQIHVFVKTIHVTGNTVFSSEEINAVTKPYESRSLATEDLEQLRLALTLLYVNKGYITSGAVIPDQDVKDGVIQIQIVEGGLARIDIEGTNWFRRGYLSDRIALGAGSPLQMAPLQTRLQFLQQDPRIERINAELRPGDQRGQSILNVKVKEQSPWKMWLEFSNYQTPAVGAERGLMTVAHQNVTGHGDPLSITYGGSRGVHPVIDVAYTLPINRYDTTFTASYRRNEFAVVESQFRALDINSTSEIIGFTLRHPLYRTLTDELAIAITGERLYNKVTSIFDNPGSPSPFINGSSDTGVSSVSALRFVQEYVHRTATSVIAARSRFSVGLDVLNATTNSGISPSGPLPDGRFFSWLGQLQAVRRFDDWWGMQLLGQFNLQLANDRLFPLEQIPLGGRFSVRGYRENTLIRDNGFLFSVESRFPLIRYASGEPLLQFAQFVDVGRAWQTKGETPDPQTLASVGLGLRWAVLPRDRARFELYWGVPLNHVTHPAGNLQDHGIHLQAVVQVF